The DNA region GGACTATCGATCGTTTGATAGCACTTGTCACCTATTTTGTCGTGTGATTTCATTTATTAATTGAGAGGACAACAAGCCCAAGGACTGAATCGTCAATTGCTCTTCCAAACCCTTGCGGATCCGTCATAGCACGCCATCTTTCTTTCCTTACAGCCGATAATGCTAGTTCAAGTGCTTCATCCTTAATGCCTGCTTCTTGAAGAAGATGCAAAGCTCTTTCCATGGAATCTACCATTCTCATCGCTCCATAGCTATGTGGCTCCCTGTATAGCCCTTTGGCACTTGTAAGGGTATATGCCACATAGTCCCGAAGTTGTTCAAGAATTTGATCTGCGGTTTTAGTGGTTGTTTCCATACTGGTCATACGAAATTACCTCCAATACCTTTTTACTTGTTTTCGATCGTGGCGGCATGTCTGCGTAACCCAGACTGATTAATAGCTCTGGTTCAATTTCTTCTGGCAGTCCTAGTACCTTTTTAATAGATTCACGATGGAACGAACGCACAGGACAATTTCCAATATCATTTGAATGAGCTATTAAAAGAATATAAGCAGCAGCTATTCCAAGATTGACGAAACGAAGGACTTCAGCCGTATCGATTCCTCCGCGAATCAATGACTCCGTTGCGTTCGAGCATAGGACAACTACAGCTGCTGGGTCTCCAGATAACCCTGGTGCAAACCGTTTGATAAGTCTTAATTGTTGTTCATCCTGAACAATCACAAAATGGGATTCTTGCGCGTTACTTCCTGAGGGACTATGTAGAATCGCATTTTCAATTTCCTGTATCATTTCTGGTGGTAATGTCCGCTGTTCAAAGGATCGAGTGCTTCTCCTTGATTTTACTGCATCAATTACTTTCATATTTTTACTCACCCTCTCCTACTGTAATGAAAAACCCAGTTCTTCAAGAACCTGTTTCAGGTTCATTCTTAAACTCGCTGATACTGCAATCGTTTCAGGGCGCGTACACCTTCGAGCTGTATGCTCACACCAGCCATACTCCACGCCCTTTTTTTCCGGTTCTCCTGCTAAAGAAACTCTGCGACCATCGTATGTTCTCCGTGAAATCATGGTTTGATCATACTCGGCCAATTTTTCATCGAGAACCTTCGTGGAGTATGTTTCTTTATGAACCGTCACTTGTTCAGGAAGTCGAGGTTTAACACCTCTCCTCATTCCCTCTCGCTCAAATCCTATCGCTAAACCTGATACAACAAACACACCCTTCGGCAGGGTAAGCTCCTCAGCTACCACTTTTGGATTATTCCTAATAGATCCAACAGGACAAGACACAAGTCCAAGCGATTCAGCAGCTACCAGTGCGTTTTGTAATGCCAACGACGCATCTACGGCAGCGAGTAAAAACATCTCTAGCGTCTCAGCCGCAAATTTATGCCCTTGCCTTGCGGTTACATACTTTAACCTATAGATATCAGCACAAAACAAGAGAAAAACAGGTGCCTCTCTAATAAAGTTTTGATTTCCAGATAAAGTGGCTAGTTTATCTTTTCGCTGTTCATCCTTTACGATTATAATACTGTAAGCCTGAAGGTTAGATGAAGTGGGTGCACTACGGGCAGCAGTAATTATCGCCTCCAGAACTCCCTCAGATAAAGGCTTTGGAAGAAAACCCCTAATAGATTCATGTGCAGTGAGGGTCTCAATCGTTTGATTAAGTAGGTCACTAGGCAGGTTAATCCCTTCTAATTCCAACCTACTGGCAGTATTGACGGCTATTGTCATAATGAACCTCCCCTTTACATTTGCATGCTTGCCCTGTTCATCTGCTTCACTTGTTTCAATTAAATTAGTATTATGTGTGATTAGGCTGTGTTATTATTTAGTGTTGATTTTTTCCTTTAACACAGCCTAAGATTAAAGAATAAAATTATTTTTTCAATTTCCCTTTTTCCATTAGTAATTCATTATTAATATAGACATCTGGTTTAGTTACTACCCCATCGATGTGTACTCCTGCTGAGATGGTACCCCCGAAGGTATTGTTGCTTCCAAATGCAACATGAATAGTTCCATATACTTTTTCATCTTCAAGAACTACTCCTGTAATCCTGGCTTTATCGTTCGTTCCGATTCCAAATTCCCCCAGAAATCTGCCATCAGTATCACCCAATATCGCCAATAGTTTTGGCGCTGCCTCTCCTTCTGCATTAACAATTCGGCCATTATCAATAGTTAGCAGGACAGGAGAATCTAGCTTTCCGATACCTGCAATCGATCCGTCAATGACAATTTTTCCGTTTGCCGACCCTTCTATTGGAGCAATATATGCTTCGCCAGAAGGTAGATTTCCAGACTCTCCAGAATTTAAGTACATTCCCGTACTTTGAATACCGTCCCTTCCAGCAATGGAGAAAGACAATGAATAACCGTCTTTATCAATCCTAACGGTTTGACCTTTTGTAAGTATAGCGGTCATACGATCTGTTAAAATTTTTACTTGGGAATAATCAGCTGAAATAGCTCCTTCTAAAAACATATCCTTTGTTATACCTGGCATCGTGGCTATGCGAGTCCCAGATGATGCTGCATTCTTTCTTGCTTGTGTATGTGTTAACGAATGTTCTGTTATGCATACAACCACATCCGACTCGATCATGGCTGCTGTTACGGTAGCGGGTGGTTCCTCACCAGATTTTTGCCGTTCTTCCATGACAAGAAGCATCGCTTCCGCATTAAGTAATTTACCTGCTTCGTATAAGGATTCACCAAGTTCCTTCTTAACATCATCCGTTACTACAAGAAACATTTCATTTTCTTTAAGCCCTAAGCATGTTTCTAATACATATTTACTGATTTCGATTAATTGCTTTTTCATTTTTCTCATCCTTTTTTAAATCATTTCTGATGTTAGTTTAGCCATTATTGAATTTGACAGAATTACAGGTAAACCTGTTGCTCGCGAAACCATTTCACGCGCTTGCTCTGTGTAACCCATGCAATCTAGTAAAATAATATCGACTTTGTTTTTAAGTTCATTTGCCGCTTTTTCATAGCTTGCAGAATCATTCATATATGGTGAGGCAACCGCAAAAACTGGGGCCAACCCAAAGGGTGAATATTTCGGTTCAAGAAGGTCTCTTTGCTCAGTTAGAGGGACGATTACTCCAAACCTACGGTTAGCGACCAGCGCCTTAACTGTTGGAGGAATAATATGATCTGGTTCAATTAAATATGAACTGTGCGTCGTAAGTCCGGGGAAGACCCCTGTGCATAGGAGTAAAATTTGTTTAATTCCTAAACTTTCAAGATCGTTAATCTTTTCTTGTAAAATGGGTTTTATTTTCTCACGGGACATAATGACAGATTCATTCGATACTAATCGGGAGGTTAACACATAATCGTCATTATCTGGATACAAATTTTTTTCAATAAATTCCTTCGTCATTCCATCTAAAACCCCAACCTGGACAAGTTCTGCACGTCCTTCCAAATATTTCTCAATAATTGGGGCAACATCGTTTCGCGGTGCTTGACCGATGGTAATCATTCCTAATCTCTCCATTATTACAACCCCCATTTGCTAAATGAATAAAAGGGAGCAAAACGCCCCCCTTCTGCTTATACTTGTGGAGACTTTTGTCCCTCTGTTTGTAAAATTTTCATTGAACCGTATAGCTCAGTGATTTTACTAAACTCATCTTTGTTATAAAATTGACAGGTTCCATTTGTTGTTTCCTTGGCAACTTCAACAGCAAAGCGGACAGCATCCGCAATGTCGGTTTCATGACTCGCACCAGTTCCGCAGCCTGGAACAACTGATTGAGCGGTTATGGCTACACCAACTACAGGTGATTCAGTAGCTACTGCAGGCTGTAGAATAGAATTAATGTGATACAAATCATTTCCATATGGTGTAATATCCTGAGTAGTAATAGGGAAAGTAACAGCAAATTGACCTGTTGTCATCTCCATAATCCTCAGTAAATCATCACTTACTCGGAGAATGTACCCTTCCTTAACAGTTGGAGAAATCGCAATTCCTTTATGGTTGATCACTCGATTTCCCTTTGTGGTATCAATTGATATTATTGCTTCCATTTCAGGGACAACTTCATATTTATTCATGGTCAAGATATCAACCGGTGAATCCATAAAATCAACAGGTTCATGCGGGAGTGTCGGAGCGTCTGGACAAATATGAGTGGTAACAATAACGTCACCAAGAAGCGTATCGCCTTTCGTTTGCATGTTTGCAAGCTTTAGTGCGGAAGCTACGGCTGCAACTGCTCCATCAGCATCAGAAACTAAACCAATACGGCTCGGACGAGCACCTACTCCTCCAAGACGACCCACTATTCCAACGGTAGGTGCATCTCCACCACTACTTTTTCCATTTGACCCTGGAATCACCACTTTAATAAAATCTGTGCTTCCTTTATCCCCATCAACCGTTTGGACCGTTACAGTTACATTTGCAAAAGAACTGAATAATTCCTTCACATTTTCTCCAGTGACATAGGCACTGTCTATTGTCTCAATCGCAGTTAAGGTTTGTTTAAGTACCATTATTCTTTCCTCCCTATTCACTTAGAAGATATATTCAAGTATGGGTTTTTTTATTATTTCCTCTATAGGTTTCATTAATTTTTCATTTCTCATTGTGCTGCTTAGGATTAACTTTTCCTTTGGAACAGTAATGACTGCTATATGTTGTCCCTTTTTGATGGCAGCTGAGACGATTGGCTCAGCCGTTCTTGCATCAAGTGTCATGATAAGGTCTGGGAATGTTCCAAACCTTTCCCCATTCTTTTCAATCGTCATGTATTCATTCCAGACTGTTAATTCATAGGTACCATCAATTGTTACCTTGCCTACATCAAAACCGCCTGCCGTTTCAAGAATAAACTCTGTTACTGTTCCCTCTGTAACAACTTTACCGCCAAGTTTTCTAACCACAGCATCTATTGCCGCTTCACCCGTATGGTTTAACAAGGCTTCACCTACTTGAATTGCTTGTTGTATTGCCCCTGCTGCACCATTTTCCTTTGCGTAAGCAACAGACACAGGGTTTCTCGCAACAGCTACTAGACCACCCGCTTCAATTGATGCTTTTCGAATAATCGTTGATGCCTTGTCAAGTGAACCAGAAACGCTCAATTCTATATAATTAGCACCTTTGCCTCCCACTGCGGCCTGATAGGAAATATAATCAGTTTGCTCAGATAGATTCAAAGACCCCATTGAACCTGTTGGATGTGCCCGTCCATTACAAGGGATATCGATTACTGGGAGTCCTGTTACAGCTGATTGAAACCAGCCATTTACAGTGGTTGCGGCTCCATTTTCATTTGTAATAATCCCATGAATCGGTTTTCCAATTTTTTGTGAAAGTATATCGAACGCTCTAGCATAATGAATGGGCTTTACGAATTTTTCTTTTGCAGCAGGTGCCCCAACCAAGGAAGCTGTTACTAGCAAATCTTCTTCCTGAAGTTCATCTACTGTTTGTAATTTTGGCTGACCAATGTCTAGAGCTAGTCGCCCGATTTGAAGGCCATCTTCAATCCAGCCACCTCCGCCCCCACCAAGGATTGCACCACCATAAACTGCATACTCAACTATTTTCTTGTCTAACTTAATATTTGCCATTTTATTCTCCTCACTTACCTAATTTGAATACTGAATTAAAGAAGCTAAATAATGCATCACCGGCAATAAAACCTGCTGCCATAATACTCATAGGCGTTTCAGCTTCTTTACCCTTTGCTTTTAACCAAATCAACCGTATTGCAATACCAGTTAAAACGGCAAAGCCGGCATAAGGTGTCAAGATCAATAAACCGGTAGCAAACAAAACTCCTAATTGGCGAGTGGGTCCACCAATCAACTGAAGGATGGCTCCAGGGATTGCCCATAGTAATAATTGCTTTGCCACATCTGCTGAAGTACCCGCTTGAATCGTAGAAACATACACTGCATCAATTGGCGGTACAAGGTTTTGGGCAAAATAACCTTTGTAGGTAACAACCACTGTTAAAAGGGCCACACCAAATGCGATCATCGCTGTAATATATTGCTGCTTTCGTCCTGCAATTTCAAAGGCTTTGTCCTTGCCTTCTCCACGCAAGATATGACCTGTCTTAAAGTCATAGCCCATATCAGCAAATGCTGGTCCGGTTGCTGCACTAAACCCTGCAAGCAGTGCAAGCGCTAATGGAGGAAAACCGATCATCATCCCAATAAGCAGGGTAATAAAGGCTACAGCGAAAGCTGGGAACCAACCCGAATGCATCGCCGCGATCCCTACGATTAATTCATGAACGAAGGCAGCAAAGGCAGCAAAGATTAAGAATCCGATAAACATGCCTGGAGACATGTCCGTCATGATGCCTCCTGTAAGCGCAATAATTAAGGCAACGGCAAGATAGGCCGCGAAACCTAATCCTAACGCCTTTCTTGCTTTCTTTATTGGGCGCGTATAATCTTCATCGTCAGAAACTTCAACAGCGGCTGCCACTTCATCCTTACTTGATTGTCCTGTTGGTTTCTGTTTAGCAAAAATCAACATCGAAACCTGAACTAATGCTACGATTCCGGCACCAATCATGAGTCCATGCGGGATATAAAGCGCGTTAACATCCACACCAAACACAGGAATGGAGTACTGGCGAAATAATAGACCGATACCAAACATGGAAAGTGCCCAGATATTTCCGATAAAGGCTACACCAAATGCCGACATTGGAATATGAAGGAATGAACCGATCACACCAATTAATGTACCGATTCCAAGTAGACCCGCCCGCTTACCACCTTTATCTCCGGCTAGTATCGCTTGTGCAGTTGCAACCCCTGGCGCCCACGTTCCTTTGGCAGGAAATAGCTTAGAATCGAAAAGTTTATAGAGGAGTGCTGCATCGATAAACATAGCTAAGGCAGCACCAATTAACATTGGTACAATTAATTCCGGTGCACCCATGAGAAAAGGGATCCCAATTGGAATTAATAAGCTATTAGCTGCACCAAACGTTGCGGCCGAGATCGAAGTTTGCACCAGATTCTGCCGATGAATCGATTTGTATCGTTTGAAAATAGTAACTGGAATTCTAGCAATTAGCATGGCCAGTAATGCACCTATAATGGAAGTATTTGGCGTTACCCCGAGGCTAACAATAATCTGCATCCCGATTATGGCACCAAAAACTGCTGTAACGATTGTTAAAATAAGGGTAAATGGTTCGAATATACGTGGATGCTTGTCCTCTTTTTGTTCATGTTTCATAGAAATGTCCCCCAATCAAAATTTGAATAACTCAGCCATCCGACTTGTTTAATAGAATATTGCTTTTTATAATAATCATAAAATTTAACTTGTTCACTCTTACCATCGGTAGATATTCGCAAAATTACAAAAACTAAGGATGGGTTTATCTCATTTCCTTGTTAATCATATCATTGGTTTTGACCATTCGTCGTGCAACTAATTCAGGTTGTTCCTTACTAAAAAAACCTTTCTGCACCGCACTAAAAATAATACCGACAAACACAAGTGCTGTACCAACCATTTGCTGTACCGTTACTGCGGTTTGGTAAATCAAAAAAGTAAGCAGCATCGTCATTAAGGGTTGTAGATTTAGCACAATTGCAGACCTAGCAGCGCCTACAGTGTTCATTGCCATATTCCATATCATCGAGGTTACACCTTGACCAATAATCACCGACAATACCGCAAATCCCCAAACCAAGAACGAATGATTCCAATTAATCGGCGAACTTACTAAAATGAAAGGATCAAAGATTACGGCACTGATCATAAAGCTATAGGTTGTAATGATAAACGTAGATAACCTTTTTGAAAGCATTCGCACAAATATTAGGTTGCACGAGAATGTTGCTGTCGCCCCGAAAAGAAGCAAATCACCAATATTAAAAACAAATTTCCAATTAACTGATAGCACAAAAAATATTCCTAAAATGGCAATGGAACTGCCGATAATCATTCGCAATGTTATCTTTTCATTTAGAAATACTGCCGCTAATCCTGCAGTAATTAAAGGTGATAAGCTAAAAATTAAGGAGGCATTAGTGGCTGTCGAATATTTTAGACCAGTAAACAAAAAGATTTGATTTGCAACTAACCCAATTAGACTAGCAAAACAAAATAGCAAAAGTTCTTTACGTTTCAGACGAACAAAAGATTTTGTCAAAAAAGCCAATAAACAAAAGAAAATGGATATAACAGTCAGACTGAAGGCTGAAAGAAATAAGGGAGAAAATTTTTCAAGTAAAAATTGACGTGCTAGGTAGTTTCCCGCCCAAATGAAGACACATAATAAGAGCATAAAATACGATTTGGCCAAAGAAAAACCTTCTTTCAAAACTAAAGCTTAAAGATCTTTCCTCCATAATTCAGGAACACTTGATGCATTATTTTATTGTGGATATCGACAGCTGTCGATACAATGTAGCTGCAAACATTCCCTCGGATTCCACAGCATCAATAATTGGCACGTTTAATTCATCTCGCAAAAGATCTGCTAGTCCGATTGTGGAGAAACCAGTACAGGCAAACAAAATCACCTTCGCACCTTGATCTACTAACAATCTCGCTGCCTCTAGCCCTTTTTGGCGCCCAGTTGGAGTCAATAAATCGGTTGTATTCGTCACACCCTCTGGTCTTATATTTCCTACTAACAATTTTCCCAAGAGGTTTTTTACAACTTGAGGAACAGTTTCGGTAATCCCAAGAACGCCCACTGGCTCACCAATCGCTAATGCCGTAAGAGCAGCAGCACTCCCTGCACCAATTACTGGAATAGATACCGCATTGCGAAGCTCATCAATGGCTGGATCCGCTGCACAGCTGATAACAAGGAGTGTACTTCCCTCTTGTTCCATTTTTTTGCCTAACTCAACAATTTTTGGAACAGCTAACGCTTCCGTCTCGTCATTAAAAATCCCAAAATGTTGATTGGATATGCATTTAGTTACGGTTGGTACGTCATAGTATTTTTTTATAACTTTCCCATGCTGTTCCAAAATTTCTACTTGCTCTGTGGTAAAAACACGGATAATGCCAATCATATGAATCTCCCCTTTCCCTAAATGAGTAATTCAACGTGTTTCTGAAATAGATTGAAAGTATTGAATATTTATAATTCTAAATATATTTACCTTTTTCGACAATGTACCCAATCAACAAAATTAAATAGGGACTATTGTGCTCTCAGCACAACAGACCCTATTCTATGTTTACATTTTTAATTGATAATAAACAATGCAAAAATAATATACAAATCTTTCACGGAAATTTTCAATATCGATATCGTCAATCTCCCGAATTCTATCAATGCGGTATTTTACGGAATTTCGGTGAATAAATAGCTGTTTTGCCGTTTCAACTAAACTCCCGCCAGATGATAAATAGTAATAAAATGTTTTTAAATAGTCGGTCCCATTTTCTTTATCATACTGACAAAGCTTTCCTATTTTCTTTTCAACAAACTTATCAATATCAACATTTTCAGAAGCGCCTATTAATAAATGGTACATTTCGATTTCTTCATAGGTGAACACTTGGTGATTTATATCCATTTTCGAACCAATTAAAATTGCTTTTTTTGCTTTTATAAAACTACGCTGAATTTCCCATAAAGGAGAGCTCCCTCCGAATCCAATGAGAACACGACTCCATTCTTTAATAAAGGGTGTAAGTATTTCAGCCCAATTTAAAGACTTTGCCTGTAGGTTCGGATTTTTAGTTTGATCTAAGCTCTGTGAGGCGAGCAGTAATACTAACCGACTTCCTTGCCTATGTATATGCGACTTCAGATGGAATTTTTGAGACTCATGTTTGATTAGTAAATTTATTTTAGCAATAAAAAGAGCACTCTCATCGTTTTCAATCTCAACAATGGCAATTTCCCAAATTCCTTCTGTTCTTAGCCCTAACTGGGTTCCTCTATTTATTACCACTTGTTTCGATAAGGGTAATCCGTTTAATAGTTCTTCAATAAAATCACCACGCAGCTTTATCTCCGTATCTAATGCCGTTTTTATTCTCATTAACTCTAAAGAAAATACGAGCTTTGCTTGCTCAATGCATACAAGGTCTAGTTCATCTAATTTTTTCTTGCCGAGAAAAAGTTTTCCTTCCAATTGCTTATCTACTTTAATACTCCAGTATCGAGTTTCAGAAGATGAAATATCTGAAGCATTTATCGGCGACGAAACAATTGTTTCTCCTGCCTTATCCATTAGCCAAATCGGTGCTTTTAGCAATGCGGCAACATTGTCGGCTACTGCCTGAATACCGCTATTGTCTAGTACTAGTGTTGTCAAAGTCTTGTAAATCTCTTCTGATCTCCTGAGCAGAGAAGCTTGTTTATCAATAATTTGTTCCATGACTGAATGAATAATATCCATGTATGGAACATTATTTGGTAGCTGTATTAGCGGTAAGTTATAGTTATTACTCATTTGGACCATTTCAATCGGCATATCATGTAAAAATCTTTCAGTTTTAATCGCTAATGCTGCGGCTTCTTTTTGTGCTAATTGTTCCACTAATTTCGGAAGTAATGTTGGGTCATGTCGAATGGCATATGCAGTAGTTAGCAATAATTCCCCTTCTCTCAACCAGCCACTAACATCAGGAACTTCCATAATGTCTATATGTCTTACAATCCGATTTAGTCCTTCTTCGCCGCTGATTACTTTGGCATCTTTTAATATTGGAAGGCGCAGCAGTTCCCTTAATGTTATTCCTGCTGGATTCATCATATTTCACCTCTTTCATGTTTACTTAGATTTACAAATTAGTTTTCAAAAAATGGTGGTTTATATATTGTAGCATCGCAACTTCTCTAATACTGGAAAGAGCTGTTCTAAATGTTTAATTTCAAAGGTCGGAATGACTTCATTTTGATCTTTGTCATGACGATTAATCCATACGGTTATGATTCCTGCTCGATTCGCTCCTAGCACATCTGTCATCAGGTTATCTCCAACCATGATAACTTCCTCTTTTTTTAGGGACATTCGAGACAAGGCGTGTTCGAAAATGGAAGGATCGGGCTTTCCTCTGCCAAAATCACCAGAAATGACAATATGATCAAAATAGGGAACAAGTTCTGGTGTTATTGCTAATTTTGTTTTTTGCAGGTCGGGTGATCCATTTGTTAATAGAAGTAGCTTGTACTTTTCTTGTAATCTATCTAATATTTTGAATGTTTCTTCGTATACAAAAGGCAGGTTTCTTCGTTCTTGCGGAAAACGCTCTGCCAGTTCATATCCAAAATCCTGGTCATCGACTCCCATTTTTTTAAGACCTGTAGTCCAAGCTTCTTTCCGATAATCAGGCACAATTTCCTTCATCTTTTTAAAATCATCTTGATCGTCTAAAAATTCCCCCCAGAGTCCTTCAAACGGGTTGATGCCAATCATTTGTGTAAAAGGATAAAACTCATAAGAAGAGTATAAATCTCTGGCTGCCTCGCGAACCGCTTCCTCCAGTTCATTGGGGTCTAGTTGCCCATACCGCTCTTTCGCTACCTTGCACGTCGCCACAAATGCTTCCTTAATACTTTTTTGATCCCAAAGCAATGTATCATCTAAATCAAAAAATATCGCTTTTATCATTTGAAGTCCTCACTTTTTAGATAGAATTTTAACCAGTTTACCATTTTTAGAAATTTTTGAATATACAGAAGCCATAACTCTGCCTTTAAAATTAAAAATCCTCCTGCCAAAAGCGGCTAAGAGTGAACCTAACTTTTTCAATCATTTTGAGGGAATTATTGTTAGAATAAGAGTATGAAATCACTTAGGTCAGCGATTGAGGTGAATAGATATGAAAAGGAAGAGGAGAAAGAAAAAGTATCGAAAAATTATATGGGAGAAGCCTGAAAAAATGATTAACTTGAAAAGACAGCTGACATTCTTAAGAGAAAACACTAGGAAAATCCTTAATGATCAAGAAATCTATTATGATGAAATGCAAAATCAAATGGACATCGCTAAGTATTATCAGTCAAGTTCCAAACCTGGCACAGATAGATTAGAACTATTTTACCAATATCATGAATTATTATCTGAAACACATAAAAATTGTGTTCCCTATTTTATAAGTAAGGATTTGTATTTATATACCTGGGTCGACCTATATCCCGATGGTACAGTTAAAAGTATCTATTCAGGGGCCGAGAAGGACCCAGAGATTTTAATTATTGAGGATTATGAAATCATTCGTCAAAGATATGAAGAATTCCAGCATTACCTTGAAAAAGTAAACCAGAATGACTTTGAGTCAATGAAGGAGTTAAAAGCAATTGAATGGAAATATCGGTTAAACACAGAACATATTGTGCCACAATCATGGTTTGGCGCCATCGAGCCCATGAAAGGAGATTTACATCACCTGTTTATTTGTGAGCCAGAATGTAATATTGCGCGTTCAAATTTCATTTATGAGGACTTTAACTTCTATCAGCCAGAATCACCAAATGAGCCTATTAAAAATCAATGCGGTGTGTCCAATGGAAAAGGGTTTGAACCAGAGTTTGGCAAAGGTGCCGCTGCACGTGCAATGCTATATTTTCTAATTCGCTATCCAAGTGAGATTAAAAAGGCATTCCGAAGGCAAATAGACATTTCCCTGCTAGCTAAATGGCACCAAGACTTCCCAGTTACACTTTATGAAAGACATCGCAATCAAGCGATTTACGGTATCCAGGGAAACCGCAACCCGTTCATTGATTTCCCAGATTTAATAAACAAAATTAACTTCCCCGTAACATGACCAAAAATATTATCGTAGAAAATGGTTATCTTCACACAACAATAAAAGGATTGGAAAGTCAGATTGATATTGTTTATATTATTTGTTATAATATATTGGT from Neobacillus sp. FSL H8-0543 includes:
- a CDS encoding DUF6092 family protein codes for the protein MTSMETTTKTADQILEQLRDYVAYTLTSAKGLYREPHSYGAMRMVDSMERALHLLQEAGIKDEALELALSAVRKERWRAMTDPQGFGRAIDDSVLGLVVLSINK
- a CDS encoding nitroreductase family protein, encoding MKVIDAVKSRRSTRSFEQRTLPPEMIQEIENAILHSPSGSNAQESHFVIVQDEQQLRLIKRFAPGLSGDPAAVVVLCSNATESLIRGGIDTAEVLRFVNLGIAAAYILLIAHSNDIGNCPVRSFHRESIKKVLGLPEEIEPELLISLGYADMPPRSKTSKKVLEVISYDQYGNNH
- a CDS encoding NADPH-dependent oxidoreductase; this encodes MTIAVNTASRLELEGINLPSDLLNQTIETLTAHESIRGFLPKPLSEGVLEAIITAARSAPTSSNLQAYSIIIVKDEQRKDKLATLSGNQNFIREAPVFLLFCADIYRLKYVTARQGHKFAAETLEMFLLAAVDASLALQNALVAAESLGLVSCPVGSIRNNPKVVAEELTLPKGVFVVSGLAIGFEREGMRRGVKPRLPEQVTVHKETYSTKVLDEKLAEYDQTMISRRTYDGRRVSLAGEPEKKGVEYGWCEHTARRCTRPETIAVSASLRMNLKQVLEELGFSLQ
- a CDS encoding aminopeptidase, which codes for MKKQLIEISKYVLETCLGLKENEMFLVVTDDVKKELGESLYEAGKLLNAEAMLLVMEERQKSGEEPPATVTAAMIESDVVVCITEHSLTHTQARKNAASSGTRIATMPGITKDMFLEGAISADYSQVKILTDRMTAILTKGQTVRIDKDGYSLSFSIAGRDGIQSTGMYLNSGESGNLPSGEAYIAPIEGSANGKIVIDGSIAGIGKLDSPVLLTIDNGRIVNAEGEAAPKLLAILGDTDGRFLGEFGIGTNDKARITGVVLEDEKVYGTIHVAFGSNNTFGGTISAGVHIDGVVTKPDVYINNELLMEKGKLKK
- a CDS encoding AroM family protein gives rise to the protein MGVVIMERLGMITIGQAPRNDVAPIIEKYLEGRAELVQVGVLDGMTKEFIEKNLYPDNDDYVLTSRLVSNESVIMSREKIKPILQEKINDLESLGIKQILLLCTGVFPGLTTHSSYLIEPDHIIPPTVKALVANRRFGVIVPLTEQRDLLEPKYSPFGLAPVFAVASPYMNDSASYEKAANELKNKVDIILLDCMGYTEQAREMVSRATGLPVILSNSIMAKLTSEMI
- a CDS encoding DUF1177 domain-containing protein, coding for MVLKQTLTAIETIDSAYVTGENVKELFSSFANVTVTVQTVDGDKGSTDFIKVVIPGSNGKSSGGDAPTVGIVGRLGGVGARPSRIGLVSDADGAVAAVASALKLANMQTKGDTLLGDVIVTTHICPDAPTLPHEPVDFMDSPVDILTMNKYEVVPEMEAIISIDTTKGNRVINHKGIAISPTVKEGYILRVSDDLLRIMEMTTGQFAVTFPITTQDITPYGNDLYHINSILQPAVATESPVVGVAITAQSVVPGCGTGASHETDIADAVRFAVEVAKETTNGTCQFYNKDEFSKITELYGSMKILQTEGQKSPQV
- a CDS encoding DUF917 family protein — translated: MANIKLDKKIVEYAVYGGAILGGGGGGWIEDGLQIGRLALDIGQPKLQTVDELQEEDLLVTASLVGAPAAKEKFVKPIHYARAFDILSQKIGKPIHGIITNENGAATTVNGWFQSAVTGLPVIDIPCNGRAHPTGSMGSLNLSEQTDYISYQAAVGGKGANYIELSVSGSLDKASTIIRKASIEAGGLVAVARNPVSVAYAKENGAAGAIQQAIQVGEALLNHTGEAAIDAVVRKLGGKVVTEGTVTEFILETAGGFDVGKVTIDGTYELTVWNEYMTIEKNGERFGTFPDLIMTLDARTAEPIVSAAIKKGQHIAVITVPKEKLILSSTMRNEKLMKPIEEIIKKPILEYIF
- a CDS encoding OPT/YSL family transporter encodes the protein MKHEQKEDKHPRIFEPFTLILTIVTAVFGAIIGMQIIVSLGVTPNTSIIGALLAMLIARIPVTIFKRYKSIHRQNLVQTSISAATFGAANSLLIPIGIPFLMGAPELIVPMLIGAALAMFIDAALLYKLFDSKLFPAKGTWAPGVATAQAILAGDKGGKRAGLLGIGTLIGVIGSFLHIPMSAFGVAFIGNIWALSMFGIGLLFRQYSIPVFGVDVNALYIPHGLMIGAGIVALVQVSMLIFAKQKPTGQSSKDEVAAAVEVSDDEDYTRPIKKARKALGLGFAAYLAVALIIALTGGIMTDMSPGMFIGFLIFAAFAAFVHELIVGIAAMHSGWFPAFAVAFITLLIGMMIGFPPLALALLAGFSAATGPAFADMGYDFKTGHILRGEGKDKAFEIAGRKQQYITAMIAFGVALLTVVVTYKGYFAQNLVPPIDAVYVSTIQAGTSADVAKQLLLWAIPGAILQLIGGPTRQLGVLFATGLLILTPYAGFAVLTGIAIRLIWLKAKGKEAETPMSIMAAGFIAGDALFSFFNSVFKLGK
- a CDS encoding DMT family transporter, encoding MRMLSKRLSTFIITTYSFMISAVIFDPFILVSSPINWNHSFLVWGFAVLSVIIGQGVTSMIWNMAMNTVGAARSAIVLNLQPLMTMLLTFLIYQTAVTVQQMVGTALVFVGIIFSAVQKGFFSKEQPELVARRMVKTNDMINKEMR
- a CDS encoding aspartate/glutamate racemase family protein — its product is MIGIIRVFTTEQVEILEQHGKVIKKYYDVPTVTKCISNQHFGIFNDETEALAVPKIVELGKKMEQEGSTLLVISCAADPAIDELRNAVSIPVIGAGSAAALTALAIGEPVGVLGITETVPQVVKNLLGKLLVGNIRPEGVTNTTDLLTPTGRQKGLEAARLLVDQGAKVILFACTGFSTIGLADLLRDELNVPIIDAVESEGMFAATLYRQLSISTIK